In Oleiharenicola lentus, the following are encoded in one genomic region:
- a CDS encoding DUF2937 family protein produces MKSGRGFLSLFDSLTDRILCVVGAVLFSQGPEFMQQYLQRLGGHLDEARRQLATFQKTADQAGLTLDQFISQTAANADSAVAKLGGVMSDSVDRVASLQSAHDALLSAALWERPFVFVRQLDPSIARATAGVYQPAVPTTAEGLVYALAGMLIILALYHLGLKRLFGLVFTRSSAPATARAGA; encoded by the coding sequence ATGAAATCCGGCCGGGGATTCCTCAGCCTCTTCGACAGTCTCACCGATCGCATCCTGTGCGTGGTCGGCGCGGTGTTGTTTTCCCAAGGCCCGGAGTTCATGCAGCAATACCTGCAGCGTCTCGGCGGGCATCTCGATGAAGCCCGCCGCCAGCTCGCCACTTTTCAGAAAACCGCCGACCAGGCCGGTCTCACGCTTGACCAGTTCATCAGCCAGACCGCCGCCAATGCCGACTCCGCCGTGGCCAAACTCGGTGGCGTCATGAGCGACTCCGTCGATCGCGTCGCCTCGCTCCAATCCGCGCACGACGCCCTGCTGTCGGCCGCACTGTGGGAGCGACCGTTCGTTTTCGTTCGGCAACTCGACCCCAGCATCGCCCGCGCCACGGCCGGTGTTTACCAGCCTGCCGTGCCCACGACCGCCGAGGGCTTGGTTTACGCCCTCGCCGGCATGCTGATCATCCTGGCGCTGTACCATCTGGGCCTGAAGCGTCTGTTCGGGCTGGTGTTCACCCGCTCAAGCGCTCCTGCCACCGCAAGGGCTGGCGCTTAG
- the dnaJ gene encoding molecular chaperone DnaJ, whose amino-acid sequence MAAGQKQDYYELLGVAKGASEEELKKAYRKKAVQYHPDKNPGNKEAEEMFKKVSEAYEVLKDPEKRAAYDRYGHAAFEQAGAGPRGGGGYGGGGFHDPFDIFREVFGQRGGGAGGIFDEFFGGGGGEGNGGGSGRGSDLRYDLEISLEEAAKGVEKEISFRRAGACKHCSGSGAEPGSKKTTCPTCRGAGQVTTSRGFFHVRQVCPTCHGSGSRFEKVCAKCSGDGRVQETAKINVRIPPGVDTGSKLRSTGNGEAGVMGGSAGDLYIVIVVREHEVFERQGDDLFCEMPIKFTLATLGGTVQVPTMEGKATLKIPAGTQSGTTFRLKGRGMPQLRGGVQGDQLIRVHVEVPTSLNSEQKRKLEEFAQACGDADEPVSKSFFEKAKKFF is encoded by the coding sequence ATGGCCGCCGGACAAAAACAGGACTACTACGAGCTGCTCGGCGTGGCGAAGGGCGCCAGCGAGGAGGAACTGAAGAAGGCCTACCGTAAGAAGGCCGTGCAGTATCACCCGGACAAGAATCCCGGCAACAAGGAGGCGGAGGAGATGTTCAAGAAAGTCTCCGAAGCTTACGAGGTGCTGAAGGACCCCGAGAAGCGTGCCGCGTACGACCGCTATGGCCATGCGGCCTTCGAGCAGGCCGGCGCCGGGCCGCGCGGCGGCGGTGGCTACGGTGGCGGCGGTTTCCACGATCCTTTCGACATTTTCCGCGAAGTCTTTGGCCAGCGCGGCGGCGGGGCCGGCGGCATCTTCGATGAGTTCTTCGGTGGTGGCGGGGGCGAAGGCAACGGCGGCGGCTCCGGCCGTGGGTCGGACCTGCGCTATGATCTCGAGATTTCGCTGGAGGAGGCGGCCAAGGGCGTGGAGAAGGAGATTTCCTTCCGCCGTGCCGGCGCCTGCAAGCACTGTAGCGGTTCGGGAGCAGAACCCGGTTCCAAGAAGACGACCTGTCCAACCTGCCGCGGCGCCGGGCAGGTGACCACCTCGCGAGGATTCTTCCATGTCCGCCAGGTCTGTCCAACCTGCCATGGCTCGGGTTCGCGATTCGAGAAGGTTTGTGCGAAATGCTCCGGCGATGGCCGGGTGCAGGAAACCGCCAAGATCAACGTGCGCATCCCGCCCGGTGTGGACACGGGCTCCAAGCTTCGTTCCACGGGCAACGGAGAAGCGGGCGTGATGGGCGGCTCGGCCGGCGATCTCTACATCGTGATCGTCGTCAGGGAGCACGAGGTGTTCGAGCGGCAGGGCGACGACCTGTTTTGCGAGATGCCCATCAAGTTCACGCTAGCTACGCTCGGAGGCACCGTCCAAGTGCCGACCATGGAGGGCAAGGCCACGCTCAAGATCCCTGCCGGCACGCAGTCGGGCACCACCTTCCGGCTCAAGGGCCGAGGCATGCCGCAGCTGCGCGGCGGCGTGCAGGGCGACCAACTTATCCGGGTCCATGTCGAGGTGCCGACCTCGCTTAACTCCGAGCAAAAGCGCAAGCTGGAGGAATTCGCCCAGGCCTGCGGCGACGCCGACGAACCGGTTTCGAAGAGCTTCTTCGAGAAGGCGAAAAAGTTCTTCTAA
- a CDS encoding 50S ribosomal protein L11 methyltransferase, producing MATVFEFKIEVALGAVPAIEDQLAEREEQHLMVIEDKASGRAWLTGYFETRVVAQASWEGFAPLMDPEWLATEPVISELADKDWKESYKEHFKAWQFGPLHWVPVWERETFRLPEGDQVLWLDPGMAFGTGNHETTRLVVERLVKLATEKGVGGRVIDAGCGSGILALSAIKLGYLRVAAFDNDPLAVDVSRDNAALNGLVGRVEFYVGDLVTGLAGRQAELLLANIQADVLMRYAPELVGSVAPHGTLVLSGILASELALVRDTFVTQAGGWQVDSRVMGEWSDLVLIRP from the coding sequence ATGGCCACCGTATTTGAGTTCAAAATTGAGGTCGCACTGGGGGCCGTACCGGCCATCGAGGATCAGTTGGCCGAACGTGAAGAGCAGCACCTGATGGTGATCGAGGATAAGGCATCGGGTCGGGCTTGGTTGACGGGGTATTTCGAGACACGTGTGGTTGCGCAAGCATCATGGGAAGGGTTTGCCCCGCTCATGGACCCCGAGTGGCTGGCAACCGAGCCGGTTATCAGCGAATTGGCCGACAAGGACTGGAAAGAGAGCTATAAAGAGCACTTCAAGGCCTGGCAGTTTGGCCCCCTGCATTGGGTGCCGGTCTGGGAACGCGAAACGTTCCGACTGCCGGAGGGTGATCAAGTCCTGTGGTTGGACCCTGGCATGGCCTTTGGCACCGGCAATCACGAGACGACGAGACTGGTGGTGGAGCGCTTGGTGAAGCTCGCGACCGAGAAAGGCGTCGGCGGGCGGGTGATTGATGCCGGTTGCGGTTCGGGTATCCTGGCCCTGTCTGCCATAAAGCTTGGCTACTTGCGCGTAGCGGCATTTGACAACGACCCTCTGGCCGTGGACGTCAGCCGGGATAATGCTGCTCTCAATGGTTTGGTCGGGCGCGTGGAGTTCTACGTCGGAGACTTGGTGACCGGGTTGGCTGGCCGTCAGGCCGAGCTGTTGCTGGCAAACATTCAGGCGGATGTGCTGATGCGATATGCCCCAGAATTGGTCGGTTCCGTTGCCCCACATGGGACGCTTGTCCTCAGCGGCATTTTAGCGAGCGAACTGGCTCTGGTGCGGGATACTTTTGTCACCCAGGCCGGTGGTTGGCAGGTGGACTCGCGCGTGATGGGCGAGTGGAGTGACTTGGTGCTGATCCGACCCTAA
- the accC gene encoding acetyl-CoA carboxylase biotin carboxylase subunit — protein MIQKVLIANRGEIALRIIRACRELGIKTLAVYSEADVQSLHVQLADEAICIGGPKSSDSYLRADRIISAAEIADVDAIHPGYGFLSENAKFAEQCESCNIKFIGPKSKSIRIMGDKAIAKDTVRKAGVTTVPGSDGPIDSEAEAVKIARKIGYPVIIKAVAGGGGRGMRIAHNDVSFAKEFHVARGEAEKAFGNGSVYIEKYIEKPRHIEFQILADSHGKVLHLGERDCSVQRRHQKLIEESPSPFLTADLRKKMGKAAVKAAEAAEYQNAGTIEFLVDAKGNYYFIEMNTRIQVEHPVTEEVTGIDLIKQQIRVANGEKLDFDQGDIKFEKHAIECRINAEDPARNFAPSPGTISLYYAPGGHGVRVDSHVYSGYTIPPYYDSMIGKLICYGDTRKIALQRSYRALSEYLVRGIKTTIPLHKAIMSDPVFIDGKATTAYMEDFLSRTPTDLF, from the coding sequence ATGATCCAGAAGGTCCTCATCGCCAATCGCGGTGAAATCGCGCTCCGCATCATCCGCGCCTGTCGCGAACTCGGTATCAAGACATTGGCCGTGTACTCTGAGGCTGACGTGCAATCCCTCCACGTCCAACTCGCTGACGAAGCAATCTGCATCGGTGGCCCCAAGAGCTCCGACAGCTATCTGCGCGCCGACCGGATCATAAGCGCGGCTGAAATTGCCGACGTCGATGCGATTCACCCCGGCTACGGCTTTCTCTCAGAAAACGCGAAATTTGCCGAGCAATGCGAATCCTGTAACATCAAGTTCATCGGCCCGAAGTCGAAGAGTATTCGGATCATGGGCGACAAAGCTATCGCCAAGGATACCGTTCGTAAAGCGGGGGTGACCACTGTTCCAGGCTCAGACGGTCCAATAGACAGCGAGGCTGAGGCCGTTAAAATTGCCCGCAAAATCGGCTACCCTGTGATCATCAAGGCTGTAGCCGGCGGCGGCGGTCGTGGTATGCGCATTGCCCACAACGACGTCTCCTTTGCCAAGGAATTCCACGTAGCCCGCGGGGAAGCGGAAAAAGCCTTCGGCAACGGGTCCGTATACATCGAGAAATACATCGAGAAACCCCGCCACATTGAGTTCCAGATCCTCGCGGACAGCCATGGCAAGGTTCTGCACCTCGGTGAGCGCGACTGCTCCGTTCAGCGCCGCCACCAAAAGCTGATTGAGGAATCACCCTCCCCCTTTCTTACCGCCGACCTCCGAAAAAAGATGGGGAAGGCCGCCGTTAAGGCCGCCGAGGCTGCCGAATACCAAAACGCCGGCACCATCGAGTTTCTCGTGGATGCCAAGGGCAATTACTACTTCATCGAGATGAACACGCGCATCCAGGTTGAGCACCCCGTGACCGAAGAAGTCACCGGAATTGACCTGATCAAGCAGCAGATTCGTGTAGCGAACGGCGAGAAGCTCGATTTCGACCAAGGGGATATCAAATTTGAGAAGCACGCCATCGAGTGCCGCATCAATGCCGAAGACCCGGCCCGCAACTTCGCCCCATCGCCCGGAACTATCTCGCTCTATTATGCGCCGGGCGGCCACGGTGTGCGTGTGGACTCCCACGTTTACAGCGGCTACACTATCCCGCCATATTATGATTCCATGATCGGCAAGCTGATTTGTTACGGCGACACGCGAAAGATCGCCCTCCAGCGCAGTTACCGTGCCCTCAGCGAATACCTTGTGCGTGGCATCAAGACCACTATCCCCCTGCACAAGGCCATCATGAGCGACCCTGTTTTCATCGACGGCAAGGCCACCACGGCCTACATGGAAGACTTTCTTTCCCGCACGCCGACCGACTTGTTCTGA
- a CDS encoding nucleotide exchange factor GrpE, which produces MSENSQTETTQPNPAPAGATAEPAPAPAAPSLEEQLAAAKKESAANYDRYTRAVADLENFRKRTVREKDELRQFAASGVMEDIIPILDNLGLGLGAAKQQTDVKAITDGITLVLEQFKSTLAKHGLKEINPQGQAFDPNLHDCISHQPSAEVPEEKVSMVVRLGYSLNGRLLRPASVVVSSGPAKPAEAKD; this is translated from the coding sequence ATGAGCGAGAACAGTCAGACCGAAACCACCCAGCCCAATCCCGCACCCGCCGGTGCCACGGCCGAGCCTGCGCCGGCTCCGGCCGCGCCCAGCTTGGAGGAACAGCTCGCGGCAGCGAAGAAAGAGTCTGCGGCCAACTACGACCGCTACACGCGCGCCGTGGCCGATCTTGAGAATTTCCGGAAGCGCACGGTGCGCGAGAAAGACGAGCTCCGGCAGTTTGCCGCCTCCGGCGTGATGGAGGACATCATCCCGATCCTCGACAACCTCGGCCTGGGTCTCGGTGCGGCGAAACAGCAGACCGACGTGAAGGCGATTACCGACGGCATCACGCTCGTGCTGGAACAGTTCAAGAGCACGCTCGCCAAGCACGGCCTCAAGGAGATCAACCCGCAGGGCCAGGCCTTTGATCCAAACCTGCACGACTGCATTTCGCACCAGCCCAGCGCCGAGGTGCCCGAGGAGAAGGTCAGCATGGTCGTGCGTCTCGGCTACTCGCTGAACGGACGATTGCTGCGTCCGGCGTCGGTCGTGGTTTCCAGCGGCCCGGCCAAACCCGCGGAGGCGAAGGACTGA
- a CDS encoding type I phosphomannose isomerase catalytic subunit produces the protein MTPLLKFKPVYQERVWGGRGLESFLGRKLPGSTPIGESWELVDRVEAQSLVEGGPWAGRSLRELMATHGAELMGPHWPKERPFPILVKWLDCRERLSLQVHPPASIAAKLGGEPKTENWYVARAEPGAAVLAGLKPGVDAAAFREALKDNSAESLVHRLPTQGGDSLLIHSGVMHAIDGGNMILEIQQNSDTTYRVYDWGRVGLDGKPRAMHVEQSMASLEANTAAAPSLVRNGEKTAVLAQCREFRITRHRLARGEGLTFNACEQARILSVVGGRLAAGETTLTLGDNALLPFGGKFGFIAVEDAQVLVTDGFSSLEKAKA, from the coding sequence ATGACACCACTTCTCAAATTCAAGCCAGTCTATCAGGAACGCGTCTGGGGCGGTCGCGGGCTCGAGTCGTTTCTCGGTCGCAAACTGCCCGGTTCCACGCCGATTGGAGAGAGCTGGGAGCTCGTAGACCGCGTGGAAGCACAGTCGCTGGTGGAGGGCGGACCTTGGGCGGGACGGTCGTTGCGTGAGCTGATGGCGACGCATGGCGCCGAGCTCATGGGGCCGCACTGGCCGAAGGAGCGGCCGTTTCCGATCCTCGTGAAGTGGCTGGATTGTCGCGAGCGCCTCAGCCTCCAGGTGCATCCACCCGCGAGCATCGCGGCGAAGCTCGGCGGCGAACCGAAGACCGAGAACTGGTATGTCGCCCGCGCCGAGCCTGGCGCCGCGGTGCTCGCCGGTCTTAAGCCCGGGGTCGATGCCGCGGCGTTTCGCGAGGCGCTCAAGGACAACTCCGCCGAGTCACTCGTGCATCGGTTGCCGACGCAGGGCGGGGACTCACTGCTCATCCACAGCGGCGTCATGCATGCCATCGACGGCGGCAACATGATCCTCGAGATCCAGCAGAACTCCGACACGACCTACCGCGTCTATGACTGGGGTCGCGTTGGTCTTGATGGCAAACCGCGGGCGATGCACGTCGAGCAATCCATGGCATCGTTGGAGGCCAACACTGCCGCCGCGCCATCACTTGTCCGCAACGGGGAGAAGACGGCGGTGCTGGCGCAGTGCCGGGAGTTCCGCATTACCCGCCACCGCCTGGCGCGGGGCGAAGGCCTGACCTTCAATGCCTGTGAGCAGGCGCGGATTCTTTCCGTGGTAGGCGGCCGACTCGCGGCCGGGGAGACCACGCTGACGTTGGGCGACAACGCTTTGCTGCCGTTTGGCGGCAAGTTCGGCTTCATCGCGGTCGAGGACGCCCAAGTGCTGGTCACGGATGGTTTCAGCTCGCTTGAAAAAGCAAAAGCATGA
- the accB gene encoding acetyl-CoA carboxylase biotin carboxyl carrier protein: MDLKQIKQIIDLMKRSELSEFEFEEEGFKIKIKRGVNGLPMVAAAPQSTHPFPVLLPEASAAPKSLPTPHSNTAASGGDEAGFAYVKSPMVGTFYRSPSPENPPFVDSGTKVEEKSVVCIIEAMKIMNEIQAEAKGTVVEVLVENGQPVEYGQRLFKVKLN; this comes from the coding sequence TTGGACCTTAAACAAATTAAACAGATCATCGATCTGATGAAGCGCTCTGAACTTTCCGAATTCGAATTCGAGGAAGAAGGCTTCAAAATCAAAATTAAGCGTGGAGTGAATGGCCTCCCGATGGTCGCGGCCGCTCCTCAATCCACTCACCCCTTCCCCGTGCTATTGCCTGAGGCCTCGGCTGCCCCGAAATCTCTACCTACGCCTCACTCCAATACGGCTGCATCAGGAGGTGACGAAGCCGGGTTTGCTTACGTAAAATCCCCGATGGTAGGCACTTTCTACCGTTCACCTTCCCCTGAAAATCCTCCATTTGTAGATTCCGGCACAAAGGTTGAGGAAAAATCGGTCGTCTGCATCATCGAAGCGATGAAGATCATGAACGAAATCCAAGCCGAGGCAAAAGGAACAGTTGTGGAAGTCCTCGTTGAAAACGGACAGCCGGTTGAATACGGACAGCGCCTATTCAAGGTTAAGCTCAACTAA
- the purN gene encoding phosphoribosylglycinamide formyltransferase, producing the protein MRVVILGSGRGSNAEAILLAQQAGRLGAARVVQILADKPEAGILALGARFGVPAKFVDPAPFRTKLEGEGEARFIAAVRQAQPDLVVLAGFMRVLKAGFLGAFAGKIINLHPSLLPAFPGLDGIGQALRAGVKETGCTVHEVTMDVDAGRILEQARVPIEPGETLDSLAAKVHAAEHKLLPMVIARLSHGEK; encoded by the coding sequence ATGCGAGTTGTAATTCTCGGTTCAGGAAGAGGCAGCAATGCCGAGGCGATCCTGCTGGCGCAGCAGGCCGGCCGGCTGGGTGCGGCTCGGGTAGTGCAGATTCTTGCGGACAAGCCGGAGGCGGGGATTCTGGCGCTGGGCGCACGGTTTGGTGTTCCGGCGAAGTTTGTGGATCCCGCACCGTTCAGGACCAAGCTGGAAGGCGAAGGCGAAGCCCGATTTATCGCGGCGGTGCGTCAGGCTCAGCCTGATTTGGTGGTGCTGGCGGGCTTCATGCGCGTGTTGAAGGCGGGGTTTCTGGGGGCCTTTGCGGGTAAGATCATCAATTTGCATCCCAGTTTACTGCCGGCTTTCCCGGGGCTGGATGGAATTGGACAGGCCTTGCGGGCCGGCGTGAAAGAAACCGGTTGCACAGTGCATGAGGTAACGATGGACGTGGATGCCGGTCGAATTCTTGAACAGGCGCGCGTGCCAATCGAACCGGGTGAAACCCTCGATTCGCTGGCGGCCAAAGTGCATGCCGCCGAGCACAAACTGCTACCAATGGTCATCGCCCGGCTAAGCCACGGAGAGAAATAA